Proteins encoded in a region of the Streptomyces sp. NBC_00310 genome:
- a CDS encoding glycosyltransferase family 4 protein, translated as MTDRRPLPQRPHVRYLLLHAYGRGGTIRTVMNQANSLVAAGWTVEIVSALRRRDTLQFPLDPRVKVSTVVDLREGAYTPPSGLVARWRDRRRGELLEAPARHIPKGEFGYRYFNRYVENHIIAYLRSLTDGILVTTRPALNFLAAEHATSGVVRIAQEHMNLGTHKRDVQRRIQETYPRFAAVAVLTERDRDEYAELLPGTRVVRIPNAVHSLDQVPADPRSKIAVAAGRLFPQKGFDLLIPAWAKLVETYPDWQLRIYGSGEKKSELRHLIEEHHLYNHVFLMGHTDRLDDELAKASFYVLSSRFEGLPMVMIEAMSHALPVVSFDCPTGPADVLTHGVDGLLVAPEDPDALADAMARLMADEVLRADMGVAAVLTAASYGPDSVHHRWESLFSSLHEQRHGLAAGAAKGTHA; from the coding sequence ATGACCGACCGCCGCCCGCTCCCCCAGCGCCCCCACGTCCGGTATCTGCTGCTGCACGCGTACGGCCGGGGCGGCACCATCCGAACGGTGATGAACCAGGCCAACTCCCTCGTGGCGGCGGGCTGGACCGTGGAGATCGTCAGCGCGCTGCGCCGCCGCGACACCCTCCAGTTCCCGCTCGACCCCCGGGTGAAGGTCTCCACCGTCGTCGACCTGCGCGAGGGCGCCTACACCCCGCCGTCCGGCCTGGTCGCCCGCTGGCGCGACCGCAGGCGCGGCGAACTGCTGGAGGCTCCCGCCCGGCACATCCCGAAGGGCGAGTTCGGCTACCGCTACTTCAACCGGTACGTCGAGAACCACATCATCGCGTACCTACGGTCGTTGACCGACGGGATCCTCGTCACCACCCGGCCCGCGCTCAACTTCCTGGCCGCCGAGCACGCCACGAGCGGCGTGGTCCGGATCGCCCAGGAGCACATGAACCTCGGCACCCACAAACGGGACGTGCAGCGGCGCATCCAGGAGACGTACCCGCGCTTCGCCGCCGTCGCCGTGCTCACCGAGCGCGACCGCGACGAGTACGCCGAACTCCTGCCCGGGACCCGGGTCGTCCGCATCCCCAACGCCGTGCACTCCCTCGACCAGGTCCCGGCCGACCCGAGGTCGAAGATCGCGGTGGCGGCCGGCCGGCTCTTCCCGCAGAAGGGCTTCGACCTGCTGATCCCGGCCTGGGCGAAGCTCGTCGAGACGTACCCCGACTGGCAACTGAGAATTTACGGCAGCGGCGAGAAGAAGTCGGAACTTCGCCACCTGATCGAAGAACACCATCTCTACAATCACGTGTTCCTCATGGGACACACCGACCGCTTGGACGACGAACTCGCCAAGGCCTCCTTCTACGTGCTCAGTTCACGCTTCGAGGGACTGCCGATGGTGATGATCGAGGCGATGAGCCACGCCCTTCCCGTGGTGAGCTTCGACTGCCCGACCGGCCCCGCCGACGTGCTCACGCACGGCGTGGACGGGCTGCTCGTCGCACCCGAGGACCCCGACGCGCTCGCCGACGCCATGGCCAGGCTGATGGCCGACGAGGTGCTGCGCGCCGACATGGGCGTCGCCGCGGTTCTCACGGCCGCCTCGTACGGCCCGGACTCCGTCCATCACCGCTGGGAGTCCCTCTTCTCCTCCCTCCACGAGCAACGGCACGGCCTCGCCGCCGGCGCCGCGAAAGGAACCCACGCATGA
- a CDS encoding sulfate adenylyltransferase subunit 1: protein MSTPLAEKPSATIDTLRFATAGSVDDGKSTLVGRLLHDSKSVLADQMEAVERVSAGRGQEAPDLALLTDGLRAEREQGITIDVAYRYFATPRRRFILADTPGHVQYTRNMVTGASTAELAIILVDARNGVVEQTRRHAAIAALLRVPHVVLAVNKMDLVGYEEREFRRIVEEFTRHADDLGLPAFTSIPVSALAGDNVVERSGHMDWYGGPALLAFLETVPVGAEAADAPARFPVQYVIRHDEVRHYAGQLVSGALRVGDRVTVHPSGGTSEITGIDVLGEPAEVAYAPQSISVRLADQRDISRGDMITAGVADGPTLTQDVRAAVCHLAERPLRVGDRVLLRHTTRTVKAVVKELGGHRELTTNDLGRIVLRTAEPLALDDYAVARRTGSFILVDPADGATLTAGMADLA, encoded by the coding sequence ATGAGCACCCCCCTGGCCGAGAAGCCCTCGGCCACCATCGACACACTGCGCTTCGCGACCGCCGGGTCGGTCGACGACGGCAAGTCCACGCTCGTCGGGCGGCTGCTGCACGACTCCAAGTCGGTTCTGGCGGACCAGATGGAGGCGGTGGAGCGGGTGTCCGCCGGCCGTGGGCAGGAGGCGCCGGATCTCGCGCTGCTCACCGACGGGCTGCGGGCCGAGCGGGAGCAGGGCATCACCATCGACGTGGCGTACCGCTACTTCGCGACCCCGCGCCGCCGGTTCATCCTCGCCGACACCCCCGGCCATGTGCAGTACACCCGCAACATGGTGACGGGTGCCTCCACCGCCGAGCTGGCGATCATCCTCGTCGACGCCCGCAACGGTGTGGTCGAGCAGACCCGCCGGCACGCCGCGATCGCCGCGCTGCTGCGGGTGCCGCACGTGGTGCTGGCCGTGAACAAGATGGACCTCGTCGGGTACGAGGAACGCGAGTTCCGGCGGATCGTCGAGGAGTTCACGCGGCACGCCGACGATCTGGGGCTGCCCGCCTTCACCTCGATCCCCGTCTCGGCGCTGGCCGGTGACAACGTCGTCGAGCGGTCCGGGCACATGGACTGGTACGGCGGTCCGGCACTCCTCGCATTCCTGGAGACCGTACCGGTGGGGGCGGAGGCGGCGGACGCTCCGGCGCGCTTCCCCGTGCAGTACGTGATCCGGCACGACGAAGTCCGTCACTACGCGGGGCAGTTGGTGTCGGGGGCGTTGCGGGTGGGTGACCGGGTGACCGTCCATCCGTCCGGTGGGACGTCCGAGATCACGGGGATCGACGTCCTGGGCGAGCCGGCGGAGGTCGCGTACGCGCCGCAGTCGATCAGCGTGCGGCTCGCGGACCAGCGGGACATCTCCCGAGGCGACATGATCACGGCGGGCGTGGCGGACGGCCCGACGCTGACGCAGGACGTCCGGGCGGCCGTCTGCCACCTCGCGGAACGGCCGCTCCGGGTGGGCGACCGCGTGCTGCTCCGGCACACCACCCGAACCGTCAAGGCCGTCGTCAAGGAGCTCGGCGGCCACCGCGAGCTGACCACGAACGACCTGGGCCGGATCGTGCTGCGTACGGCGGAGCCGCTGGCGCTGGACGACTACGCGGTCGCACGGCGGACGGGGTCGTTCATCCTGGTCGACCCGGCCGATGGGGCGACACTGACGGCGGGGATGGCCGACCTGGCGTGA
- a CDS encoding AMP-binding protein has translation MKSRVTAHVDTFVRDGLPPPDQWPELSFDLPELRYPDRLNAAAELLDGGGPGRPVFRTPAGEMWTYGELRARVDRIAHTLTSTLGVVPGNRVLLRGPTTPWLAACWLAVLKAGAVAVTVLAQQRPQELTAICELARVSHALCDLRHVDDLAKADVPGLRITTFGGDGPEDLLGLPTANGARGPYTAVETAADDVALIAFTSGTTGRPKGCVHFHRDLLAIADTFSKHVLRPRADDVFAGSPPLGFTFGLGGLVVFPMRAGASALLLEQAGPKQLLPAVAEHGVSVLFTAPTAYRAMLGELNASNGSDGSDGSNGSNGSNGYDISSLRRCVSAGENLPEATWRAWHERTGLRIINGIGATELLHIFISAADDGIRPGTTGVPVPGWRARVQDADGVPVPDGEQGLLAVRGPVGCRYLADERQREYVRGGWNVTGDTYVREPDGYFRYVARADDMIISAGYNIAGPEVEEALLRHPDVVETAVVGRPDEARGQVVVAYVVVGAGAGRDGDGLRAFLKSELAPYKCPREIVFLDALPRTATGKLQRFRLRTLGDQQ, from the coding sequence ATGAAATCCAGGGTCACCGCCCACGTCGACACCTTCGTCCGTGACGGTCTCCCGCCGCCGGACCAGTGGCCCGAGCTGTCCTTCGACCTCCCCGAGCTGCGCTATCCGGACCGGCTCAACGCCGCCGCCGAGCTGCTCGACGGCGGCGGTCCCGGCCGGCCCGTCTTCCGTACGCCCGCCGGGGAGATGTGGACGTACGGCGAACTCCGTGCCCGTGTCGACCGGATCGCCCACACCCTCACGTCCACCCTCGGCGTGGTCCCCGGCAACCGGGTCCTGCTGCGGGGGCCCACCACACCCTGGCTGGCCGCGTGCTGGCTGGCGGTGCTCAAGGCGGGGGCGGTCGCGGTGACGGTGCTGGCGCAGCAGCGGCCGCAGGAACTGACGGCGATCTGCGAGCTGGCGCGGGTGTCGCACGCCCTGTGCGACCTACGGCATGTGGACGACCTCGCGAAGGCGGACGTCCCGGGGCTGCGGATCACCACCTTCGGCGGGGACGGTCCCGAGGACCTCCTCGGCCTGCCGACGGCGAACGGGGCGCGGGGGCCGTACACGGCGGTGGAGACGGCGGCCGACGACGTGGCGCTGATCGCCTTCACGTCCGGTACGACCGGACGGCCCAAGGGGTGCGTGCACTTCCACCGGGATCTGCTGGCGATCGCGGACACCTTCTCGAAGCATGTGCTGCGGCCCCGGGCGGACGACGTGTTCGCCGGGTCTCCCCCGCTCGGCTTCACCTTCGGCCTCGGCGGTCTCGTGGTCTTCCCCATGCGGGCCGGCGCCAGCGCCCTGCTGCTCGAACAGGCGGGCCCGAAGCAGCTGCTGCCGGCGGTCGCCGAGCACGGGGTGTCGGTGCTGTTCACCGCGCCGACCGCCTACCGGGCGATGCTGGGCGAGCTCAACGCGTCGAACGGGTCGGACGGGTCGGACGGGTCGAACGGGTCGAACGGGTCGAACGGGTACGACATCTCGTCGCTGCGCCGGTGTGTGTCGGCGGGCGAGAACCTGCCCGAGGCCACCTGGCGGGCCTGGCACGAGCGGACCGGGCTGCGGATCATCAACGGCATCGGCGCGACCGAGCTGCTGCACATCTTCATCTCCGCGGCCGACGACGGCATACGGCCCGGGACGACGGGGGTGCCCGTACCGGGATGGCGGGCGCGGGTGCAGGACGCGGACGGGGTGCCGGTGCCCGACGGGGAGCAGGGGCTGCTCGCCGTGCGCGGTCCGGTGGGGTGCCGCTATCTGGCGGACGAGCGGCAGCGGGAGTACGTACGGGGCGGCTGGAACGTCACAGGGGACACGTACGTCCGCGAGCCGGACGGGTACTTCCGCTATGTCGCGCGCGCCGACGACATGATCATCTCAGCCGGCTACAACATCGCGGGCCCCGAGGTGGAGGAGGCCCTGCTGCGCCATCCGGACGTGGTGGAGACGGCGGTGGTGGGGCGGCCGGACGAGGCGCGTGGCCAGGTCGTCGTCGCCTATGTGGTCGTCGGAGCGGGCGCCGGCCGGGACGGCGACGGGCTGCGGGCGTTCCTCAAGTCGGAGCTGGCGCCGTACAAGTGTCCGCGCGAGATCGTGTTCCTGGACGCGCTGCCACGCACGGCGACCGGCAAACTCCAGCGGTTCCGACTGCGCACCCTAGGTGACCAGCAGTGA
- the cysC gene encoding adenylyl-sulfate kinase, whose translation MTTSSRVSKAQGATVWLTGLPSAGKTTIARVLAGRLRSEGHRVEVLDGDEIRRFLSAGLGFSREDRNTNVQRIGLVAEVLARNGVLAVVPVIAPYADSREAVRKRHDVSGTPYLEVHVATPVEVCSERDVKGLYARQAAGRLKGLTGVDDPYEPPADPALVLPTQHQTPDESAASVYALLADRGLV comes from the coding sequence ATGACCACCTCGTCCAGGGTGTCCAAGGCCCAGGGAGCCACGGTCTGGCTCACCGGACTGCCGAGCGCGGGCAAGACCACGATCGCCCGTGTCCTGGCCGGCCGGCTGCGGTCCGAGGGGCACCGGGTGGAGGTCCTCGACGGTGACGAGATCCGCCGCTTCCTCTCCGCCGGCCTCGGCTTCTCCCGCGAGGACCGCAACACCAACGTCCAGCGCATCGGTCTGGTCGCCGAGGTCCTCGCCCGCAACGGCGTGCTGGCCGTCGTCCCGGTCATCGCGCCGTACGCCGACAGCCGCGAGGCGGTCCGCAAGCGCCACGACGTGAGCGGCACCCCGTACCTGGAGGTGCATGTCGCCACCCCCGTCGAGGTGTGCAGCGAGCGCGATGTGAAGGGCTTGTACGCCCGTCAGGCCGCCGGCCGGCTCAAGGGCCTGACCGGTGTCGACGACCCGTACGAGCCGCCGGCCGACCCCGCGCTCGTGCTCCCGACGCAACACCAGACGCCCGACGAATCGGCCGCGTCCGTGTACGCGCTGCTGGCGGATCGAGGCCTCGTATGA
- a CDS encoding PaaX family transcriptional regulator, translated as MINVSEQHAPRSLIVTFYGAYGRSVPGPVPVSELIRLLAAVGVDAPSVRSSVSRLKRRGLLLPARTAAGAAGYALSRDARQLLEDGDRRIYATAPERDEGWVLAVFSVPESERQKRHVLRSRLAGLGFGTAAPGVWIAPARLYEETRHTLTRLRLDPYVDLFRGEHLGFAATAEAVARWWDLAGIAKQHEAFLDRHAPVLHDWEHREGTPSQEAYRDYLLALDSWRHLPYVDPGLPAELLPADWPGERSAAVFRALHARLRDAGAEFAGVDSQETSSELKDL; from the coding sequence ATGATCAACGTGTCCGAACAGCACGCACCACGTTCGCTCATCGTCACCTTCTACGGCGCGTACGGCCGTTCGGTGCCGGGTCCCGTGCCCGTCTCCGAGCTGATCCGGCTGCTCGCCGCGGTCGGTGTCGACGCGCCCTCCGTCCGTTCCTCGGTGTCCCGGCTGAAACGGCGCGGCCTGCTGCTGCCGGCCCGTACGGCGGCGGGGGCGGCCGGGTACGCACTGTCGCGGGACGCGCGGCAGTTGCTGGAGGACGGTGACCGGCGGATCTACGCGACGGCGCCCGAGCGGGACGAGGGCTGGGTGCTCGCCGTGTTCTCGGTGCCGGAGTCGGAGCGGCAGAAGCGGCATGTGCTGCGCTCCCGGCTGGCCGGACTCGGCTTCGGCACGGCCGCTCCGGGCGTGTGGATCGCTCCGGCCCGGCTGTACGAGGAGACCCGGCACACCCTGACCCGGCTGCGGCTCGACCCGTACGTGGACCTGTTCCGGGGCGAGCACCTGGGGTTCGCGGCGACGGCCGAGGCGGTGGCGCGGTGGTGGGACCTGGCCGGGATCGCCAAGCAGCACGAGGCGTTCCTCGACCGGCACGCGCCGGTGCTGCACGACTGGGAGCACCGCGAGGGCACTCCTTCGCAGGAGGCGTACCGCGACTATCTGCTGGCTCTGGACTCCTGGCGCCATCTGCCGTACGTCGACCCCGGGCTGCCCGCGGAGCTGCTGCCGGCGGACTGGCCGGGCGAGCGTTCGGCGGCCGTGTTCCGGGCGCTGCACGCGCGACTGCGGGACGCGGGGGCGGAGTTCGCGGGGGTGGACTCGCAGGAAACTTCAAGCGAACTTAAAGATCTGTAA
- a CDS encoding sulfotransferase family protein gives MSLLRNLNRALTATTGLQVRKAAPVAPAVPRATAPKPAAKRPTAVYRCPAPDDLATDRLLRQPVFIMSPVRSGSTLLRMLLNAHSRLHSPHELHIRRLEVGYGSKLSQKAMSALDLERGDLEHLLWDRVMHRELVRSGKDFLVEKTPSNAFVYERIRDCWPDARFVFLLRHPVSIAQSWHEGDPDKRGYDEAAADALRYMKAVDRAREGLTGHTVRYEDITADPEKEMRRLCDFLDLDFEPAMLDYGRKDDAQVVKGLGDWRDKIRTGQVQSGRALPAEDDIPELLQPMCRAWGYGK, from the coding sequence ATGAGTCTCCTGCGCAACCTGAACCGTGCACTCACCGCCACCACCGGTCTGCAAGTGCGCAAGGCCGCCCCGGTCGCGCCCGCCGTACCCAGGGCCACGGCGCCGAAGCCGGCCGCGAAGAGGCCCACGGCGGTGTACCGATGTCCGGCTCCCGATGACCTGGCCACGGACCGGTTGCTCAGGCAGCCGGTCTTCATCATGTCTCCCGTGCGCTCGGGCTCCACCCTGCTGCGGATGCTCCTGAACGCGCACTCGCGGCTGCACTCCCCGCACGAGCTGCACATACGCCGGCTGGAGGTCGGCTACGGCAGCAAGCTGTCGCAGAAGGCGATGAGCGCCCTCGACCTGGAGCGCGGCGATCTGGAGCATCTGCTGTGGGACCGGGTCATGCACCGCGAACTGGTCAGGTCGGGCAAGGACTTCTTGGTCGAGAAGACCCCGAGCAACGCCTTCGTGTACGAGCGCATCCGGGACTGCTGGCCCGACGCCCGCTTCGTCTTCCTGCTGCGTCACCCGGTCTCCATCGCCCAGTCGTGGCACGAGGGCGACCCCGACAAGCGCGGCTACGACGAGGCCGCCGCCGACGCGCTGCGCTACATGAAGGCCGTCGACCGGGCCCGCGAGGGACTCACGGGTCACACCGTGCGGTACGAGGACATCACCGCCGATCCCGAGAAGGAGATGCGGCGGCTCTGCGACTTCCTCGACCTCGACTTCGAGCCGGCCATGCTCGACTACGGCAGGAAGGACGACGCCCAGGTCGTGAAGGGTCTCGGCGACTGGCGGGACAAGATCAGGACCGGTCAGGTGCAGTCCGGGCGCGCGCTCCCCGCCGAGGACGACATCCCGGAGCTCCTCCAGCCGATGTGCCGGGCCTGGGGCTACGGCAAGTGA
- a CDS encoding RidA family protein, which translates to MSIERMNPAGLSPPTGFSHAVVATGSRVVFLAGQTALDADGKVVGETLEEQFERALGNLLTALEAAGGTPADLARVTVYATDVADYRVRAPRLGRVWRRLAGRDYPAMAVVGVVRLWDERALVELDGFAVLP; encoded by the coding sequence ATGAGCATCGAGCGGATGAACCCGGCCGGGCTGTCGCCGCCCACCGGCTTCTCGCACGCCGTGGTCGCCACCGGGAGCCGGGTGGTGTTCCTGGCGGGCCAGACCGCGCTCGACGCGGACGGCAAGGTGGTGGGGGAGACGCTGGAGGAGCAGTTCGAGCGGGCGCTCGGCAATCTGCTGACCGCGCTGGAGGCCGCCGGCGGCACACCGGCCGACCTCGCCCGAGTCACCGTCTACGCCACAGATGTCGCCGACTACCGCGTCCGCGCGCCCCGACTCGGCCGCGTGTGGCGGCGGTTGGCGGGGCGGGACTATCCCGCGATGGCGGTCGTCGGCGTGGTACGGCTCTGGGACGAGCGGGCCCTGGTGGAACTCGACGGCTTCGCGGTCCTGCCGTAG
- a CDS encoding bifunctional salicylyl-CoA 5-hydroxylase/oxidoreductase: MRLRRRARPATTHPQPPTKATHPHRIAIIGGGPGGLYAAALLKRLDPTREITVWERNAPDDTFGFGVVLSDETLGGIEHADPVVYEALQAHFTRWDDIDIVHRNTRHTSGGHGFAALGRRCLLQILHDRCRALGVELRFGTEAPYPAWLCEAYDLVIAADGVHSATREAYAEVFRPAVETHRCRYIWLAADFAFEAFRFEIAETEHGVMQLHGYPYARPSPDHRPSTRPSGPQDQFGASTVIVEMREEVWRAAGLDRTDERESVERCAKLFADALGGRPLRSNNSTWTTFRTIVNERWSHGNLVLLGDAAHTAHFSIGSGTKLAVEDALALAACLEEQPDLVRALTAYEEERRPVVASTQRAARASLEWFENIGLHLAQPSRQFAFNLLTRSRRVTHDNLRLRDAHFTGAVEREFGCPPGTPPMFTPFRLRGLTLRNRVVVSPMDMYSATDGVPGDFHLVHLGSRALGGAGLVMTEMVCVSPEGRITPGCAGLWNSRQADAWRRTVTFVHERAPGTAIGVQLGHSGRKGSTKLMWEGIDEPLDAANWPLTAASPIPYKPGGQTPREVSRAQLTDIREQFTSAATRAARCGFDLLELHCAHGYLLSGFLSPLTNRRTDRYGGSLDHRLRFPLEVFDAVRSVWPEERPMTVRISATDWADGGTTAEDAVEIARAFAAHGADAIDVSTGQVVADEHPEYGRSYQTPYADRIRHEAGVPVIAVGAISSWDDVNSLILAGRTDLCALGRPHLYDPHWTLHAAAEQGYEGPGVVWPAPYRAGSRRPNTGRTDAPKPRLTLGG; the protein is encoded by the coding sequence ATGCGGCTCCGCCGCAGGGCGCGACCAGCCACCACGCACCCGCAGCCGCCTACGAAGGCCACCCACCCCCACCGCATCGCGATCATCGGCGGCGGCCCCGGCGGTCTCTACGCCGCCGCCCTCCTCAAACGCCTCGATCCCACCCGCGAGATAACCGTCTGGGAACGCAACGCCCCCGACGACACCTTCGGCTTCGGCGTCGTCCTCTCCGACGAAACCCTGGGCGGCATAGAACACGCCGACCCGGTCGTCTACGAGGCCCTGCAAGCACACTTCACCCGCTGGGACGACATCGACATCGTCCACCGCAACACCCGCCACACCTCCGGAGGACACGGCTTCGCCGCCCTCGGCCGCCGCTGCCTCCTCCAGATCCTGCACGACCGCTGCCGCGCCCTCGGCGTGGAACTCCGCTTCGGCACGGAGGCCCCGTACCCCGCCTGGCTCTGCGAGGCGTACGACCTGGTCATAGCGGCGGACGGCGTGCACAGCGCGACCCGCGAGGCGTACGCGGAGGTGTTCCGGCCGGCTGTCGAGACCCACCGCTGCCGCTACATCTGGCTCGCCGCCGACTTCGCCTTCGAGGCCTTCCGGTTCGAGATCGCCGAGACCGAGCACGGCGTGATGCAGCTGCACGGCTACCCCTACGCCCGCCCGTCACCCGACCACCGCCCCTCAACGAGGCCCTCCGGGCCGCAGGACCAATTCGGTGCGTCCACCGTCATCGTGGAGATGCGCGAGGAGGTGTGGCGGGCCGCCGGGCTGGACCGGACGGACGAGCGGGAGTCCGTCGAGCGCTGCGCGAAACTCTTCGCGGACGCGCTCGGCGGACGGCCCCTGCGCTCCAACAACTCCACCTGGACGACCTTCCGCACGATCGTCAACGAGCGCTGGTCGCACGGCAATCTGGTACTGCTCGGCGATGCCGCGCACACCGCGCACTTCTCCATCGGCTCGGGTACGAAGCTGGCCGTCGAGGACGCGCTGGCGCTGGCGGCCTGTCTGGAGGAACAGCCGGACCTGGTAAGGGCGTTGACGGCGTACGAGGAGGAACGGCGCCCCGTCGTCGCCTCGACGCAGCGCGCGGCGCGGGCCAGCCTGGAGTGGTTCGAGAACATCGGGCTCCATCTCGCCCAGCCGTCCCGGCAGTTCGCCTTCAACCTGCTCACCCGCAGCCGCCGCGTCACCCACGACAACCTCCGCCTCCGCGACGCCCACTTCACCGGCGCGGTGGAGCGGGAGTTCGGCTGCCCACCGGGAACGCCCCCGATGTTCACCCCGTTCCGGCTGCGCGGCCTGACGCTGCGCAACCGTGTCGTCGTGTCCCCGATGGACATGTACTCGGCGACCGACGGTGTCCCCGGCGACTTCCACCTCGTCCATCTGGGCTCCCGCGCTCTCGGCGGCGCCGGGCTCGTGATGACGGAGATGGTGTGCGTGAGCCCCGAGGGGCGCATCACCCCGGGCTGCGCCGGGCTCTGGAACTCCCGGCAGGCCGACGCCTGGCGCCGCACGGTGACGTTCGTGCACGAGCGGGCGCCGGGCACGGCCATCGGCGTCCAGCTGGGCCACTCCGGTCGCAAGGGCTCGACCAAGCTGATGTGGGAGGGCATCGACGAGCCGCTGGACGCGGCCAACTGGCCCCTGACGGCGGCCTCCCCGATTCCCTACAAGCCGGGCGGCCAGACCCCGCGCGAAGTCTCGCGCGCCCAACTCACCGACATACGCGAGCAGTTCACCTCAGCCGCGACCCGGGCCGCCCGCTGCGGCTTCGACCTGCTCGAACTCCACTGCGCCCACGGCTACTTGCTCTCCGGCTTCCTCTCACCGCTGACGAACCGCCGAACCGACCGTTACGGCGGTTCCCTCGACCACCGGCTCCGCTTCCCCCTCGAAGTCTTTGACGCCGTACGGTCTGTGTGGCCGGAGGAGCGGCCGATGACTGTCCGTATCTCGGCGACCGACTGGGCCGACGGCGGCACGACCGCCGAGGACGCCGTCGAGATCGCCCGCGCCTTCGCCGCGCACGGCGCCGACGCGATCGACGTCTCGACGGGGCAGGTAGTCGCCGACGAACACCCCGAGTACGGGCGCTCGTACCAGACGCCGTACGCGGACCGGATCCGGCACGAGGCGGGGGTGCCGGTCATCGCCGTCGGTGCCATCTCCTCCTGGGACGACGTCAACTCCCTGATCCTGGCGGGCCGCACAGACCTCTGCGCCCTCGGCCGCCCCCACCTGTACGACCCCCACTGGACCCTCCACGCGGCCGCCGAACAGGGCTACGAGGGACCGGGCGTGGTCTGGCCCGCCCCCTACCGAGCCGGCAGCCGCCGCCCCAACACGGGCCGCACGGACGCCCCCAAACCCCGCCTGACGTTGGGGGGTTGA
- a CDS encoding DUF5999 family protein, with protein sequence MCSHRPLCPSIDSTDRDAAHIVAFHPEQGWNLLCNGAIVFDDTGELLPDGSVIAPHRPVFGALAAAA encoded by the coding sequence ATGTGTTCACACCGGCCCCTGTGCCCCTCGATCGACAGCACGGACCGCGACGCCGCGCACATCGTCGCCTTCCACCCCGAGCAGGGCTGGAACCTGCTCTGCAACGGGGCGATCGTCTTCGACGACACCGGTGAACTGCTGCCCGACGGCAGCGTGATCGCCCCGCACCGCCCGGTCTTCGGTGCGCTGGCCGCCGCCGCCTGA
- a CDS encoding acyl-CoA dehydrogenase family protein — MTAFSLEPAQLARRAELRALAAERLRPVADKGEPGHVNRPLVAELGRLGLLSRLFTSGALDLCLMRESLAYVCTEAETALALQGLGAHPVHAHGTEAQRARWLPRVSDGDAVAAFALSEPGAGSDAAALSLRAEPDGPGRWRLTGEKCWISNAPEADFYTVFARTTPDAGARGVTAFLVPADRPGLTGTPLDMLSPHPIGALDFDAVPVTADDVLGAPDRGFRVAMATLNLFRPSVGAFAVGMAEAALDATLAHTARRDAFGGTLRDLQAVSHQVAEMAMRTEAARLMVYAAAAAYDSGDPDVPRRAAMAKLLATETAQYVVDTAVQLHGARALRRGHLLEHLYREVRAPRIYEGASEVQRTVIAKELYAREASAREAGTREAGTREAGARGSAGEGRPV, encoded by the coding sequence ATGACCGCATTCTCGCTCGAACCGGCGCAACTCGCCCGGCGTGCCGAACTGCGCGCGCTGGCCGCCGAACGCCTGCGCCCCGTGGCCGACAAGGGCGAGCCCGGCCACGTCAACCGCCCCCTGGTCGCCGAGCTGGGCCGACTGGGCCTGCTCTCCCGGCTGTTCACCTCGGGCGCGCTCGACCTCTGTCTGATGCGCGAGTCACTGGCGTACGTCTGCACGGAGGCCGAGACGGCGCTGGCCCTCCAGGGCCTGGGCGCCCACCCGGTGCACGCCCACGGCACCGAGGCCCAGCGCGCCCGCTGGCTCCCCCGGGTGAGCGACGGCGACGCGGTCGCGGCCTTCGCGCTCAGCGAGCCCGGCGCCGGCTCGGACGCGGCGGCCCTGTCCCTGCGGGCGGAACCCGACGGCCCCGGCCGCTGGCGGCTCACCGGGGAGAAGTGCTGGATCTCCAACGCTCCCGAGGCCGACTTCTACACCGTCTTCGCCCGTACCACCCCCGACGCGGGTGCCCGCGGGGTGACCGCCTTCCTGGTCCCGGCCGACCGCCCCGGCCTCACCGGCACCCCGCTCGACATGCTCTCCCCGCACCCGATCGGCGCCCTCGACTTCGACGCGGTCCCCGTCACGGCCGACGACGTCCTCGGCGCACCCGACCGAGGCTTCCGCGTCGCCATGGCCACCCTCAACCTCTTCCGCCCCAGCGTCGGCGCCTTCGCGGTCGGCATGGCCGAGGCCGCGCTGGACGCCACCCTCGCCCACACCGCCCGACGGGACGCGTTCGGCGGCACGTTGCGGGACCTTCAGGCCGTCTCCCACCAGGTCGCCGAGATGGCGATGCGCACCGAGGCGGCCCGGCTCATGGTCTACGCGGCGGCCGCGGCGTACGACTCCGGCGACCCGGACGTACCCCGGCGGGCCGCGATGGCGAAGCTGCTGGCCACGGAGACCGCGCAGTACGTCGTCGACACGGCCGTACAACTGCACGGGGCACGGGCACTGCGGCGCGGCCATCTGCTCGAACACCTCTACCGGGAGGTACGGGCGCCACGCATCTACGAAGGGGCGAGTGAGGTGCAACGCACGGTCATCGCCAAGGAGTTGTACGCGAGGGAGGCGTCGGCGCGGGAGGCGGGGACGCGGGAGGCGGGGACACGGGAGGCGGGGGCGCGGGGGTCCGCGGGAGAAGGACGGCCGGTATGA